Proteins co-encoded in one Phycodurus eques isolate BA_2022a chromosome 14, UOR_Pequ_1.1, whole genome shotgun sequence genomic window:
- the arid4a gene encoding AT-rich interactive domain-containing protein 4A isoform X2, which yields MKAADEPAYLTVGTDVSAKYRGAFCEAKIKIVKRLVKVKVTLKGDSTSQVVHDDQVKGALRVGSTVEVKTSEGVCGEAVIGKLTDASLYTVVFDDGDEKTLRRSSLCLKGERHFAESETLDQLPLTNPEHFGTPVIGKKSNRGRRSSQAVADEENESSSSEDDEDERGRLNDELLGKVCSIKKEDQPSSWFLALVVSPSCNDELVVKKDQCLVRSFSDSKFCTVARRNVHPLNSISINKSELSNTRGFEAAQRFARRREVPEAWKMDMSQILDSSSSDEEVDDEEEEEEEKASEDDDVDEEEKRKKLIKEEPEEEPDPEERDHFLQQLYKFMEDRGTPINKPPVLGYKDLNLFKLFRLVFQHGGCRKIESGTVWKQIYMDLGIPILNSAASYNVKTAYKKYLFGFEEYCRSACITFRTVHHNNPRAPKLHTIPRSTGPEFASAALKGEAEGAAASAESESESDKDELKDRQASPRGRRRCGAAAAKTEAPNKGGDDNGDARRSSRRRPDGSDRGSEEDEDDEEEEEEEDDEFEERERRLGARSEDEEEEEEEEEEEDSDAVTGTKVRVKYGRGKTQKIYEAHIKKTDTDNGEPFYLVHYYGWNVRYDEWVKADRIIWPADKGTRKRTRKKNKEEADKEEDKVRAPPTPPKPAGAKRGRPQIRTPPGRKTPGGEGRSNGKSVRTETPPDMANGDNSSRIRRTRRTSGMYDSDRASNEDSGNSTVDSESEEPPDKKLSPWRGRPEKEEEESSSEAKEGEPGEPIVTATGRRPEDTARVADPSEETEDPAPETEDEVGGEREVVAKTEKVSPPSSPGVASPQPDEPQEAPPAPSVDPKTPPLSPPAVKVHNCETPPKISSPPTALSPEPPPTPPAQSVPKRADEPMVVLRCLPPPRHRPEPPVSAPAPTPASAAAPSDTDSASEEEEEKPELKLSPDRKQEEDTPTSPKSLASPTKVGSAVSPESLPSPLRGAEAERKSHRAARADEVRGQVDEESKERPKEEVGTPPRAQEALGPAPGEEPQMGAEALLCHEVDLDDPDDKDKPAPSTEPLLLIVRERPPRPPSPRRPLLPVLPDAVSCHAPCPEELRSAGRDLGMEEEVVAGGGDEEEEEEEEEEDDDDDARSRPDVDASQEARGQKRLAECHTSPSSKKHKRNHKRAGGTPKNGTGHSSDSEDQTRLSSSSKSNKSRCPAATSPQAKEKHGAAYKWTFQLDALDSMSSSERISFLQDKLQEIRKYYMSLKSEVASIDRRRKRLKKKEREGKTLPPRVGAPAKCVVSFPSASNTAASTSSGSSDTAMSPSSASPAQSAVAVECR from the exons atgaAG GCAGCCGACGAGCCTGCCTACCTGACCGTGGGCACCGACGTGAGCGCCAAGTACCGAGGGGCCTTCTGCGAGGCCAAGATCAAGATTGTCAAGAGGCTGGTGAAGGTCAAA GTGACTCTGAAAGGTGACAGCACCAGCCAGGTGGTCCACGATGACCAGGTCAAAGGCGCCCTCAGG GTGGGCTCCACGGTGGAGGTGAAGACGAGCGAGGGTGTGTGCGGCGAGGCCGTCATCGGCAAGCTGACGGACGCCAGCCTCTACACCGTCG TTTTCGACGACGGAGACGAGAAGACGCTGCGGCGGTCTTCTTTGTGTCTGAAAGGCGAGCGACACTTTGCGGAGAGCGAG ACGCTGGACCAGCTCCCCCTGACCAACCCGGAACACTTTGGCACTCCGGTCATCGGAAAGAAGTCCAACCGCGGACGTCGGTCCTCGCAGGCTGT GGCGGACGAGGAGAACGAGTCGTCGTCCAGCGAAGACGACGAGGACGAGCGCGGGAGGCTGAACGACGAGCTTCTGGGGAAAGTCTGCAGCATCAAGAAGGAAGACCAGCCTTCGTCCTGGTTCCTGGCGCTG gtGGTGTCTCCCAGCTGCAATGACGAGTTGGTGGTGAAGAAGGATCAATGTCTGGTCAGGTCCTTCAGCGACTCCAAGTT CTGCACGGTGGCCCGGAGGAACGTGCACCCCCTCAACTCCATCAGCATCAACAAGTCGGAGCTCTCCAACACGCGCG GCTTTGAAGCAGCTCAGAGATTCGCCAGGCGCAGGGAGGTCCCAGAGGCGTGGAAGATGGACATGAGTCAAATCTTGGACTCGTCCTCCAGCGACGAAGAGGtcgacgacgaggaggaggaggaggaggagaaagcgAGCGAAGACGACGACGTGGACgaggaggagaagaggaagaagctcATTAAAGAGGAG CCGGAGGAGGAGCCGGACCCGGAGGAGCGAGATCATTTCCTGCAGCAGCTCTACAAGTTCATGGAGGACCGAG GGACGCCCATCAACAAGCCTCCGGTCTTGGGCTACAAGGACTTGAACCTGTTCAAGCTCTTCCGTCTGGTCTTCCAACATGGCGGCTGCCGCAAG ATTGAGAGCGGCACAGTGTGGAAGCAGATCTACATGGATTTGGGCATCCCCATCCTCAACTCGGCAGCCTCGTACAACGTGAAGACCGCGTACAAGAA GTACCTGTTCGGCTTCGAGGAGTACTGCCGCTCCGCCTGCATCACCTTCAGGACCGTCCACCACAACAACCCGCGCGCCCCCAAACTGCACACCATTCCCAGGAGCACCGGGCCCGAGTTCGCCTCGGCCGCGCTGAAGGGGGAGGCCGAGGGCGCCGCCGCCTCTGCCGAGTCCGAGAGCGAAAGCGACAAGGACGAGCTGAAGGACAGACAGGCGTCGCCCAGG GGGAGGAGGCGATGCGGCGCCGCGGCGGCCAAGACGGAAGCGCCCAACAAGGGAGGAGACGACAACGGCGACGCGCGACGGAGCAGCCGCCGGCGCCCGGACGGCTCCGACAGGGGCTCTGAGGAAGACGAAgacgacgaagaggaggaggaggaggaggatgatgagttTGAAGAGCGGGAGAGGCGACTCGGAGCCAG GagcgaggacgaggaggaggaggaggaggaggaggaggaggaggatagcGACGCCGTGACGGGGACGAAGGTCAGGGTGAAGTACGGCCGAGGAAAGACGCAAAAGATCTACGAGGCTCACATCAAGAAGACGGACACCGACAACGGAGAACCCTTCTACCTGGTGCACTACTACGGCTGGAACGTCAG GTACGACGAATGGGTGAAGGCCGACCGCATCATCTGGCCGGCCGACAAAGGAACCAGGAAGAGAACCAGGAAGAAG AACAAAGAGGAGGCCGACAAAGAGGAGGACAAGGTCCGGGCGCCGCCGACGCCGCCGAAGCCCGCGGGGGCCAAGCGAGGGCGCCCCCAGATCCGGACGCCGCCCGGGCGTAAGACGCCCGGCGGCGAGGGGCGGTCCAACGGCAAGAGCGTCCGCACGGAGACGCCGCCCGACATGGCCAACGGCGACA ACTCGTCACGCATCAGGAGGACCAGGAGGACGTCCGGGATGTACGACTCGGACCGCGCCTCAAACG AGGATTCCGGGAACTCGACAGTTGACAGCGAGTCAGAAGAGCCGCCCGACAAGAAGCTGTCGCCGTGGCGAGGGAGGCCcgagaaggaggaagaggagagctCGTCCGAGGCGAAGGAGGGGGAGCCCGGCGAGCCGATCGTCACGGCGACCGGTCGGCGACCCGAGGACACCGCCCGGGTCGCCGATCCCTCCGAAGAGACGGAGGACCCGGCTCCCGAAACGGAGGACGAGGTCGGAGGTGAACGGGAAGTCGTCGCTAAGACGGAGAAAGTGTCCCCGCCCTCTTCCCCGGGCGTGGCGTCCCCTCAGCCCGACGAGCCGCAGGAGGCGCCCCCTGCCCCGTCAGTAGACCCCAAGACTCCGCCTTTGTCGCCACCCGCAGTCAAAGTTCACAACTGCGAAACGCCGCCTAAAATCTCCAGTCCGCCCACCGCCCTGAGTCCTGAACCTCCGCCTACCCCTCCTGCTCAAAGTGTCCCAAAGAGAGCGGATGAACCAATGGTGGTCCTCCGTTGCCTCCCTCCACCGCGCCACCGCCCAGAACCCCCGGTCTCGGCCCCCGCCCCGACTCCGGCCTCTGCCGCCGCCCCCTCGGACACTGACTCCGccagcgaggaggaggaagaaaaaccGGAGCTGAAGCTCTCCCCTGATAGGAAGCAGGAAGAGGATACACCCACCTCCCCTAAGTCTTTGGCCAGTCCCACCAAAGTTGGCTCCGCCGTGTCCCCAGAGTCCCTCCCGTCGCCCCTACGCGGCGCCGAGGCGGAAAGGAAGAGCCACAGAGCGGCGAGGGCGGACGAGGTGCGAGGGCAAGTTGACGAGGAATCGAAGGAACGTCCGAAGGAGGAGGTCGGGACGCCCCCCCGGGCCCAGGAGGCTCTGGGCCCGGCCCCCGGCGAGGAGCCGCAAATGGGTGCCGAGGCGTTGCTCTGCCACGAAGTTGACCTGGACGACCCCGACGACAAGGACAAGCCCGCCCCTTCCACGGAGCCACTCCTCCTCATCGTCAGGGAGCGCCCGCCCCGACCCCCGTCGCCCCGCCGTCCCCTCCTCCCCGTCCTTCCCGACGCCGTCTCTTGCCACGCTCCCTGTCCCGAGGAGCTCCGCTCGGCCGGCCGCGACCTCGGGATGGAGGAGGAGGTAGTGGCGGGCGGcggagatgaggaggaggaggaggaggaggaggaggaggacgacgacgacgacgcccGTTCCCGTCCGGACGTCGACGCGTCGCAGGAGGCCCGAG GTCAGAAGCGCCTGGCGGAGTGCCACACGAGCCCCTCCTCCAAGAAACACAAACGAAACCACAAGCGAGCCGGCGGGACTCCTAAGAACGGCACAG GTCACAGCAGCGACAGCGAGGACCAGACGCGTCTGTCGTCTTCGTCCAAGTCCAACAAGTCTCGCTGTCCTGCCGCCACGTCGCCgcaagccaaagaaaaacacGGCGCCGCCTACAAGTGGACCTTCCAACTCG ACGCTCTGGACAGCATGTCGAGTAGCGAGAGGATCTCCTTCCTGCAGGACAAGCTGCAGGAGATCCGGAAGTACTACATGAGCCTCAAGTCGGAGGTGGCGTCCATCGACAGGCGCAGGAAGCGCCTAAAAAAGAAGGAGCGCGAAGGTAAGACACTCCCGCCGCGCGTGGGAGCGCCCGCTAAGTGCGTCGTGTCCTTCCCGTCAGCGTCCAACACCGCGGCGTCCACCTCGTCGGGTTCTTCGGACACGGCCATGAGCCCGTCCTCGGCCTCGCCCGCTCAGAGCGCCGTGGCCGTGGAGTGCAGGTGA